One Enterococcus silesiacus genomic window carries:
- a CDS encoding histidine kinase, producing MNKQLSKKQRINYFVINLISFASIFLILGLIVFQLVQTSIYQSVDHDLKRLSEDEKFLQHQLIQGEQLQEMPVQPDKFNTPPPNNFQQQVILWSKEGKILNEAELGSRFYDFQNLKLSTENLHKISSVQTKDSNDRSLQFRSITLPVKNQQEVVYLQLLVNTDPIKGTVDQFKQILIICMIIFGLLSIALSYFLSKWFMKPILTSWKKQQEFVENASHELRTPLTIIQAKLEKLFTKPNHTILEESETIALSLEEVQRLSQLTSDLLLLARSDSDALTLEKEPVRINRFLNTVLLPYQELAAAEEKEFIIELGQEQQVFFDKKRIHQLLIILLDNALKYTNPDEKIIVCSSVKNNEWLIKIRDTGSGIPDEKKSAVFERFYRGEQSRNRKTGGYGIGLAIAKWIVDEHQGKIELTDNLPKGTIVLVRFPIK from the coding sequence ATGAACAAACAACTGAGTAAAAAGCAAAGAATCAATTATTTTGTGATCAATCTGATTTCATTTGCCAGCATTTTTCTCATTTTAGGTTTGATTGTCTTTCAGCTTGTTCAAACGTCGATTTACCAGTCCGTTGACCATGATTTAAAGCGTCTTTCTGAGGATGAAAAATTTTTACAGCACCAACTTATACAAGGTGAACAGCTGCAAGAAATGCCGGTGCAACCTGATAAATTTAATACGCCACCACCCAATAATTTTCAACAACAAGTAATTCTTTGGTCTAAAGAGGGAAAAATCCTCAATGAAGCAGAACTAGGTTCACGTTTTTACGATTTTCAAAATTTAAAATTATCGACTGAGAATTTACATAAGATCAGCAGTGTTCAAACAAAAGATAGTAACGATCGCTCTTTACAATTCCGTTCAATTACACTTCCTGTTAAAAATCAGCAGGAAGTAGTATATCTGCAACTCTTAGTCAATACTGACCCAATCAAAGGAACTGTTGATCAGTTCAAACAGATCCTGATTATTTGCATGATTATTTTCGGATTACTATCGATTGCTTTGAGTTATTTTCTATCTAAATGGTTTATGAAACCTATCTTGACTTCATGGAAAAAGCAACAGGAGTTTGTCGAAAATGCTTCTCATGAGCTAAGAACGCCATTAACTATTATTCAAGCCAAACTAGAAAAATTATTTACCAAACCAAATCATACAATCTTAGAAGAATCAGAAACAATCGCATTATCATTGGAAGAAGTTCAACGTTTAAGTCAATTAACAAGTGATTTGCTCTTGTTGGCTCGCTCGGACTCTGATGCACTGACCTTGGAGAAGGAACCAGTCAGAATCAATCGTTTTTTAAATACAGTTCTTTTACCTTATCAAGAATTAGCAGCAGCAGAAGAGAAAGAATTTATCATTGAGCTTGGGCAAGAGCAGCAAGTCTTTTTTGATAAAAAGCGAATTCATCAATTATTGATTATTTTGCTGGACAATGCACTAAAATATACTAACCCTGATGAGAAAATAATTGTTTGTTCAAGTGTGAAAAATAATGAATGGCTCATAAAAATCCGTGATACAGGCAGCGGAATCCCAGATGAGAAAAAATCAGCTGTTTTTGAACGTTTTTATCGTGGAGAACAGTCTAGAAATCGAAAAACAGGAGGCTACGGAATCGGTCTTGCCATCGCCAAGTGGATTGTAGATGAACATCAAGGGAAAATTGAATTAACCGATAACTTACCAAAAGGTACAATTGTATTAGTACGTTTTCCTATAAAATAA